One region of Bactrocera neohumeralis isolate Rockhampton chromosome 5, APGP_CSIRO_Bneo_wtdbg2-racon-allhic-juicebox.fasta_v2, whole genome shotgun sequence genomic DNA includes:
- the LOC126759235 gene encoding serine protease SP24D-like, which produces MGSPNSVRVVTQLLVSCGLLVLATSTPTNPATTDVLNKVYVEDLEPVDDVPSSRIVGGQYAADGQFPHQISLYINGDFICGGSIISASYVVTAAHCVTSKPGINYPASYFTVRAGSSQLYTGGVYVSVAQTIVHPQYRSYTYDIALLRLSTKLSFNSRIKAISLATVEPPNNSAITISGFGRVRTSGELPSRLKYNTLRSLTYANCRRFISDVDPTTLCLSHTIGNGACYGDSGGPAVYNGKLVGVSNYIVNGCGSSYPDGYAKIPSFRNWVRQNSDLP; this is translated from the exons ATGGGCAGTCCTAATAGCGTTCGAGTGGTAACACAGTTACTAGTTAGTTGTGGACTTTTGGTTTTGGCCACGTCTACACCAACAAATCCAGCAACTACGGATGTTTTAAATAAGGTTTATGTTGAGGACTTGGAACCAGTGGACGATGTACCCAGCTCCCGCATTGTTGGCGGCCAATACGCAGCCGACGGACAATTTCCCCACCAAATATCATTATATATAAATGGCGATTTTATTTGCGGTGGTTCTATCATTAGTGCCAGTTACGTGGTGACGGCGGCGCATTGTGTAACCAGTAAGCCTGGCATCAA TTATCCGGCTTCCTACTTCACGGTGCGTGCAGGTTCTTCGCAACTCTACACAGGCGGTGTATACGTGAGCGTCGCCCAGACCATAGTTCATCCTCAATATCGTAGTTACACATACGACATTGCGCTCCTGCGTCTAAGTACGAAACTCTCCTTCAATAGTCGCATTAAGGCAATATCGTTGGCTACTGTTGAGCCGCCCAATAATTCAGCTATTACCATCTCCGGTTTTGGCCGTGTGCGTACTAGTGGCGAATTGCCGTCACGTCTTAAATACAATACTTTGCGTAGCCTCACCTATGCCAACTGTAGACGTTTCATTAGCGATGTCGACCCGACGACACTCTGCTTGTCGCACACTATAGGCAATGGTGCCTGCTATGGTGACTCTGGTGGTCCAGCGGTCTACAATGGTAAGTTGGTTGGTGTGAGCAACTATATTGTTAATGGTTGTGGCTCCAGTTATCCCGATGGTTATGCGAAGATTCCATCATTCCGCAATTGGGTGCGCCAAAACTCTGATTTGCCATGA